AGTTTTTCAGTTGTGTTAGTCTAGGACAGTGGTCCCCAACCAAAGGCTCTGGAGCCACATGTCTCTAGCTACCTCTGCTATGTGGTTCGCCATGGGATTGAGTATTGGTATTTGACATTGGTGCAGACCTATCCTAGTTTTACCACCAAACAGTGCCAATTTAAATGGTATAACAATAGTGTTGAACCTCACACTAAAATACATATCGGCAAATGTTTGAAATTTCATGGTTTTTGTTTCTACACACTCAAAATTTCTCTCCTCTATTTTTGAATTGTCTGTTGCTCCCGACCATCACTGAAAGTTGAACATGGCTCACAGCATACAAAAGGTTGGGGACCTCCTGTCTAGTATGTTAGCTGGACAGTAGTTTATAAAAATGAAACATGAGCATTATTCATAAGATCTGTGGTGCCCATATGGCGACCCTCTGGCACCAGGGTACGGCAAATTCATAAGACACAACTATCTATTCTTTGGCTTGGCTGAATGAGATGGGAATTTGTTACCAGGAAATGAATTGTTAAACCATGTACAATGTCCTGTAGGGCTAGAGCAGCAGAATGTAattatacctttcacttagcaatcTGTTGCTTATTTTGGTGAAAAACTGAAAGTAATatgttctggagaaaaagtactttaatTGTCTATTTGAATATGgaataaaaggggtattccagttggttAAAGTTATCCCCAGGATAGCTGATaactatcagatctgtgggggtacACCGATCATGAGAATCCGGGCCCAGTACCATCTGCTGCTCCCCTGAAAGGACCGGAGCAGCTGGTTGCACATGCTcacagccactccattcatttctatgggagttcctgagatagccaagtacagcgctCACCTAATCTCTggaatagaaattaatggagtgaCCAAGCGCATGTGCGACCGGCCGCTCTGTTATTTTTAGAGCAGATATAGAGGGTAGGGGGCCactgttctcgtgatcggtgggggtcccagttgtAGGATTACCCcttttaagtgcactgagggtgggtcCAAACTACTCCCTgcaccttgctcctcctgcttcctctgccagccctacCCTTTTCTTctggattgacagggccaggcaaaatGACTATGGAAGAACCTGATCCTGTCACTCAGAGAGGAAGGGGCTACTAATTTGCATATgacttctccagaatgaagcaacagatctctaaggcctctttcacacgggcgtcatgttttttgcccggataagagccgggtgcgttgcgggaaaatgcgcaatttttccacgcgagtgcaaaacattgtcatgcgttttgcactcgcgtgagaaaaatcgcgcatgtttggtacccaaacccgaacttcacagaagtttgggcttgggattgatgttctgaagattgtattattttcccttataacatggttataagggaaaataatagcattctgactacagaatgcatagtataatagtgctggaagggttaaaaaaataaaaacgttaactcaccttatcctcttgttcgcgtagttcgttcccggtctgttctttgctagctgtgggcttgggctgaatgacctgtggtgacgtcagatcacatgctccaatcacatggtccatcaccatggtgatggagcatgtgatctgatgtcatcaaaggtcctttagcccaagcccacagctagcaaagaacagaccgggaacgaactacgcgaacaagaggataaggtgagttaacttttttatttttttttaacccttccagcactattatactatgcattctgtagtcagaatgctattattttcccttataaccatgttataagggaaaataatacagtgaatagactgtcacctagaacccatgcgtgaaaatcgcaccgcatccgcacttgcttgcggatgcttgcgattttcacgcaaccccattcacttctatggggcctgcgttgcgtggattatcgcaccgcaatgcacaaagaggagcatgctgcgattttcacgcaacgcataagtgatgcgtgaaaatcacagctcatgtgaacagccccatagaaatgaatgggtcaggattcagtgcgggtgcaatgcgttcaactcacgcatcgcacccgcgcggaatactcgctcgtgtaaaaggggcctaagtgaaaggtatcatcatttccgctgagcTAGCCTTACAAGTCATTGTAGAACCTTTTTGTACAACTTTttgggttagggtactttcacacttgcgttgtttgattccggcaggcagttccgttgcaaactgtatgcaaacggatgtaattttttctgactgatcaggcatttttcagactgatcaggatcctgatcagtcagaaaaatgcattgcaataccggatctgtttttctggtGTTATCAGGCAaaacagttcagtttttttttcctttctaatttttaaaggtctgcgcatgcgcagaccggaaggacagatccagcattccggtattttgaatggcactaatacattcctatggaaaaaaatgccggatccggcattcaggcaagtcttcagtttttttcgccggagataaaaccgtagcatgctgcggttttctcttttgcctgatgagtctaaaagactgaactgaagacatcctgatgcatcctgaacggattactctccattcagaatgcatggggatatgcctgatcagttcttttccggtatagagcccctgtgacggaactctatgccggaaaagaaaaacgctagtgtgaaagtagccttagttgtcctCTTTGTCATATGGTACAAAATCCAAGTATGGTGGATGTCAAAATAGCTGCTAGACTGCAACATATTTTCAGTATATAGTGTATAACCTTGTCATTGGCCACAAGACTTAGCATAATGATATCGAATGTAATGAGAAATGTCTGGCTTCTGTGGCTAggcataatgcaatggaaaagtaGTCATTGGTTCCAAAGACCCAAAATGTCATTCCAAGATAAGAAAACattgaagatttaagaaaaatactcATAAGAAAAATAATGTAAAGtttttacatataacagtcaggaatagctgctggaAGCTGAAAATCACTTTCTATGATGAGGACTGGGGCTTCTTCAGGGGGTAGTACACAGTGAACCAGACAAATAAAATGGAGCCGCTCACCCTGGTACACAAAGAAGGCAGTCCAGGACATTTGGTACCGCGCTGTATTGTAAAGAGGCGCTAATAACCAATACAGGAGTTTTACCTTGGTCctgttgattggttggatctgagtctcaATTTATGATGCACCAGGAAAGACCTGTATGTTGAAAGTATTGTATCCttaggccattgtatcttgagggaacGCTATATAGCAGCCATGAAGCATGCTACTGAATGAAATCACTAAACCCTAACAACCCTAGTATTACAGATTAACTATCAAGCAATGCAACTAATATTCGTTCAACATCGCAGGTATGTCCACTCATTGCATTCCTGTCTAATAAAGTTTCTGTGAGTGGCTTTTCTGGAGATGAATGTCTTAATCGCCCCCCTGGACATTAATGAGACTTCTAATGTTCATAGTGTTTTAGTCCATTTAAATAATTCTTTATACTCGGCTTCAGGCATGGTCTGCTAATGTTTTCTGCTCTGCTGGGTTGACCTTTCACTCTCCTGCTGTGGCTAAAGTGTGATGGGGCAGGAGATATTTGGCTTGTTCACACTGATACTGGAGTCAGGCTCTGTGGTATTTAAATTGAAACCTGCCCTTGGGGCACAGCTTAGGAAATAACACTGCACTTCGTATTACAGTGAGCCTTACAGCTATGAAACCACTTGATTTCCATGACTCCTATTACAACACATGGGTACATTTAGATGCCAATTACTATGTGAAAGTTACATTTTTTGTTTCCAAAGGTTAATGTGTTCTTTATCAGTTGGAGCTTATCAGAACGATCCCTGCAGTTCATCTCAATATTAGACTTGATCTTGGATGTTTAAAGTGGACCTCAATATCTACATTTTTGATCAATCTTATCCAATCAGTTGGGACCAGAGATGTCTCAAGAATGTCGTTCCTCGAATCgggaaaaatctgaaataaaatcaGTTGATTTGTAGATACATAGATAATTTGGATGGATGGACGGACACCCGGGTGGATGGCTATATCAGTCGGTCCcatacccatagaaatgaataggagcaggggccgctccctttcacttttatggggagccggcttggtggtggccggaccgaagTCCTCCATCCACCACCTtgtggggctctgttctcgatataggtgcaggactAGCGATtttcccccattgtccatgatgagacaacccctttaggcactgttactgataataccatatatatactgtatatatatacaccacaATGCACTAGTGACTACTGGAGTGTTGCATAGTTATTCTCCATTTGTGTATTGTGTACCCAAGATAAGATCTTGTTCTCTGGCACCCCTgcatgcttttttattttaagtgCTGCTCCCTaggtagatagagagatatgagagagatttTGGAAATACCTCCTTAAATTAGTGCTGTcacctatattttttttcatctttctaaTCTCAAATTGTGTTACCTATATATAGGTCttacctgtcattgtaatcccATGTGTGATGATAATGACATGACTGCTAAAAGGTGatttatacattaaaaaaaagtttcagcaTATTATCATGAACTAAAACTGCAGGATAAAACATAGAAATTGATACAAAATTAAAATCGCCAAAGACACTAAatctgtttaaggctactttcacacttgcgttcggagcggatcctatAATGCaggcgatgggatccgttcagaacggatccgtctgcattatatttcagaaaaaattctaagtgtgaaagttagtcagacggatccgtccagactttacattgaaagtcaatgggagacggatccgtttgaaattgagccatactgtgtcaacatcaaacagatccgtccccaatgacttacattgtaagtctggacggatccgcttgcctccgcacgccaggcggacaccggaacgctgcaagcagcgtttgggtgtccgcctgctgagcggagcggaggacaaacggtgccagactgatgcattctgagcggatccgcatccactcagaatgcatcggggcagcttgtgagagccttcaaacaggactcacaagcggagccccaaacgcaagtgtgaaagtagcctaacatgggtgatttaaacaataggtcattttttgacaacacattccctttatgcataaattacatttttaatacttttttaatttgCAAATTCCAGCATTGTAATAAAGACAGTATTTCATTAAATGGTCCAGAAGGTAACACTCATCACGTCTTCCCATTTTGTTTTAAATGTACATTATTTATTAAGTTACAGATATACAGATACTTATTTGTTTCATTTATTCTTTTTGTATTGTACAATTGCTTTCCAAAACTGTAATGGTCTGTGTGTGTGAAATGTGTTTTCTATTAACCGTCTGTTATCTGGTTTCCTTTCCCCTGAACTATCCCTCCTGGGATTGAGGTTAAAAGCCACattaatgccttttttttttttttttttttttttttactacaaacTAAACCGCTCCAATATTTTCTGTTGCTATAGCCGTGATGTCACATGCTGTTACTGACATATGATTGGTTGTTTTGTGTTTCAGATCTCTGCCTGTAGTAGAACACAAAGAAAAGACGAGACACCCACATCCTTCTGTGCAAATAAAGGATTCAGCTGAGCAGATAAATACAGACTTCTGTCTGGTGGCCTTTTTCTACTAGGGCTGCCTTTTGAacgctaaattaaaaaaaaatgtcctttaaTGAGCTGTGATATGATGAAGAGCTGCTGCTAACACTCAGATTTCAAGATTCAGCTGTTACTCATTGTGCTTGATGCACATGTTTCTGCACAGTGCGTTTAGGAAACACAAGAAGAGAATCCAAAACGGCTGCGGGGGAACAATTGCCAAACATGCCTACAGAAACACTACAGACAGGTAGCATGGGGAAACCCGGGAGCCCAGCAGTGGCTTTCACATCAGCTGTCCCTCTCCGAATATTGAACAAAGGACCTGACTATTTCCGCAGGCAGTCAGAGCCTAATCCTAAGAGACTCAGTGCAGTGGAAAGACTAGAAGCTGATAAGTCAAAATATGTCAAGAGCCAAGAGGTTATCAATGCCAAACAAGAGCCTGTGAAGCCAGCAGTACTTGCAAAGCCTCCTGTGTGCCCTGGGGCAAAAAGACCTTTGGCTAGCCCAACCCTGAAGATGTTTAACAACAATGCAAGGTCTGAGAGCTGTGTACAAAGAGAGAACTTAAAGCTAGAAATCCTTAAAAACATTATCAATAGCTCTGAAGGCTCCAGTACAGGTTCTGTGCACAAGCTAAGTTCTCGGAACTGGCCTCCAGGTAGATCAGACTCAGCAGACCAAAATCGCCATTCTTTTGCAGAATCCTTGAAAGTCTACCCTACGCAAAGTCATGGGAGCCCCCAAGAAACAAACTCCAACATCAGTAGGAGGCTTCTAGAAAAATCAGGTGATACTTTTTTACATGTTTCTCATAGTTCCTCAGACATTAGGAAAGTCACAAATGTGAAACAGATAATGGCTATACCCTGCAGCAGTTCAGCCCCACCTCTCCCTCCAAAGCCCAGAATTGCCACCTTAACCACCCTCAAGTCTCCAGACAATGATACTTTGGAACCCACCTGTGGTGTAACCAGAAGGCCATCACTCCAGCGATCGAAGTCTGACTTAAGCGACAGATACTTTCGTGTTGATGCTGATGTTGAGAGGTTCTTTAATTACTGTGGACTGGATCCTGAAGAACTTGAAAACCTTGGGATGGAAAATTTTGCAAGGGCTAATTCTGATATAATTTCTCTAAACTTTCGCAGTGCAAGCATGATCAGCTCAGACTGTGAACAG
This sequence is a window from Bufo gargarizans isolate SCDJY-AF-19 chromosome 5, ASM1485885v1, whole genome shotgun sequence. Protein-coding genes within it:
- the FAM110B gene encoding protein FAM110B, giving the protein MPTETLQTGSMGKPGSPAVAFTSAVPLRILNKGPDYFRRQSEPNPKRLSAVERLEADKSKYVKSQEVINAKQEPVKPAVLAKPPVCPGAKRPLASPTLKMFNNNARSESCVQRENLKLEILKNIINSSEGSSTGSVHKLSSRNWPPGRSDSADQNRHSFAESLKVYPTQSHGSPQETNSNISRRLLEKSGDTFLHVSHSSSDIRKVTNVKQIMAIPCSSSAPPLPPKPRIATLTTLKSPDNDTLEPTCGVTRRPSLQRSKSDLSDRYFRVDADVERFFNYCGLDPEELENLGMENFARANSDIISLNFRSASMISSDCEQSQDSNSDLRNDDSANDRVPYGISAIERNARIIKWLYSIKQARDSQKVSHV